A genome region from Gossypium hirsutum isolate 1008001.06 chromosome A04, Gossypium_hirsutum_v2.1, whole genome shotgun sequence includes the following:
- the LOC107948759 gene encoding ribosomal protein L11 methyltransferase — protein sequence MALRHFFKHLTILTSSYGFCTLSSRFIHPSLTTLFNNINPKTQPLIPTKFSLPLSHCYTSVSHPSTSTLLSPYLSVRIRCPKDIADVFSEALMCFGATSTTVDEDDNCDTSNEICIESIFPESEDVDVCISQAADSVGLKMIPSYEVKTGEHYDWIKKTQESFDPVEVTEGLWIVPEWKTPPDVKATNIILNPGLAFGTGEHPTTRLCLLLLQRLIKGGERFLDYGTGSGILAIAALKFGASFSVGIDIDPLAITSAHHNAALNDIGLENFQLRLVSSNTSSPSTDEHKDIQKQTSFEAVAESEHETYDVIVANILLNPLLELADDIVSHARPGAGIGLSGILSEQVPCIIDRYSPLLDNISVSEIDDWACLSGTKKLTGN from the exons ATGGCATTGAGACATTTCTTCAAACACCTTACCATCTTAACTTCCAGCTATGGTTTCTGCACTCTCTCAAGCCGTTTCATTCACCCATCTCTCACTACCCTATTCAATAACATCAATCCCAAAACCCAACCATTGATTCCCACAAAGTTTTCTCTTCCTTTGTCTCATTGTTACACCTCAGTCTCTCACCCTTCCACTTCTACCTTATTATCTCCTTATCTCTCTGTTCGTATTCGATGTCCAAAAGACATTGCT GATGTGTTTTCTGAAGCTCTTATGTGCTTTGGTGCAACTTCGACTACTGTGGATGAAGATGATAATTGTGACACTTCTAATGAG ATATGCATTGAGTCTATATTTCCAGAATCTGAAGATGTGGACGTATGCATCTCACAGGCTGCTGATTCTGTAGGCTTAAAAATGATACCTAGTTATGAAGTTAAAACGGGTGAACACTATGATTGGATAAAGAAAACTCAG GAATCATTTGATCCAGTTGAAGTGACTGAAGGACTTTGGATTGTTCCTGAGTGGAAGACTCCCCCA GATGTTAAAGCAACAAATATTATTCTCAATCCTGGATTGGCATTTGGAACTGGGGAGCATCCAACCACTAGATTGTGTTTATTGCTGCTACAGAGATTGATCAAAGGAGGAGAACGTTTCTTGGATTATGGCACAGGTTCTGGCATTTTGGCAATTGCAGCACTTAAg TTTGGTGCTTCTTTCTCTGTTGGAATTGATATAGATCCCCTAGCAATAACGTCTGCACATCACAACGCTGCTCTGAATGACATAGgtcttgaaaattttcaattacgCCTGGTTTCCAGCAACACTTCCTCACCCTCCACCGATGAACATAAAGATATTCAAAAACAGACTTCATTTGAAGCAGTGGCCGAATCCGAACATGAAACATACGACGTGATCGTTGCAAATATACTTCTAAATCCTTTGTTAGAACTGGCCGATGATATTGTCTCTCATGCTAGGCCTGGTGCAGGGATTGGCCTTTCGGGTATTCTATCTGAGCAG GTTCCTTGCATTATAGATCGATATTCTCCATTGCTAGACAACATATCTGTATCAGAGATTGATGATTGGGCTTGTTTAAGTGGTACAAAGAAACTGACTGGCAACTGA